Genomic window (Streptomyces cadmiisoli):
GCGTTCCGGCCCCTCGTTCGCATGCCGTCCGGGACGGCGGCGGAGGCGCTGCGGGCACCTTCCGGCCGTGCGGCCCCGGCGCGACCAACGGATAATTCCAGGAGGAGACCCGGGAGGTCGGCATGGGGCAGCTTGACGGGAAGACGGCGGTCGTCACCGGCGGAACCAGCGGCATCGGGCTCGCGACGGCCCAGCGCCTGGTGCAAGAAGGTGCCTATGTGTACCTCACCGGGCGTCGGGAATCCGACCTGGCCGACGCGGTGGCGGCCGTCGGCGAGGACAGCGCCACGGGCGTACGCTGCGATGTCGCCGTGCTGGCGGACCTGGACAGGCTGTTCGCCGCGGTCGAGGAGCACGGGCGGCGTATCGACATCCTCTTCGCCAATGCCGGCGGGGGCGGTCTCTTGCGCCTGGAGGACGTCACCGAGAAGCACTTCGACGACACGTTCGGCTCCAATGTGAAGGGGATGCTGTTCACCCTGCAGAAGGCTCTCCCGCTGTTGAACGACGGTGCCTCGGTGATTCTCAC
Coding sequences:
- a CDS encoding SDR family NAD(P)-dependent oxidoreductase; this encodes MGQLDGKTAVVTGGTSGIGLATAQRLVQEGAYVYLTGRRESDLADAVAAVGEDSATGVRCDVAVLADLDRLFAAVEEHGRRIDILFANAGGGGLLRLEDVTEKHFDDTFGSNVKGMLFTLQKALPLLNDGASVILTGSTAGSGGDESFGVYSASKAAVRSFARTWANELKRRAIRVNTLSPGPIDTPGLSGLAGDEEQARQLKASLVDQVPLGRLGRPEEVADTVVFLASDHSTFITGVELFVDGGQRQV